A stretch of DNA from Rhodococcus sp. NBC_00297:
GATCTCGTCGCCTCCGGTCTCGGCCTCGACCACCTGCTCGTCCTCGGCCGCCGCGGTGGCAGCGCCATCGCCGCGGCCGCCGTCAATGCCATTGCGACGGAACGCGAATGAGTGGCAAGCTCTGGGGTGTCGGTATCGGCCCGGGTGATCCGGAGCTGGTGACGGTCAAAGCCGCGCGGGTCATCACCGCCGCCGACGTCGTCGCCTTCCACAGCGCCCGGCACGGCAAGAGCATCTCTCGCCGCACCGCGGAGCCGTACCTGCGCGAGGGTCAGATCGAGGAGCACCTGGTCTACCCGGTGACCACGGAAGGCACCGACCACCCCGGCGGGTACGACGGCGCGCTCGCGGACTTCTACGTCGAAGCGTCCGAACGTCTGGCGGCGCACCTCGAGGCCGGTCGCTCGGTCGCGCTGCTCGCCGCCGGCGACCCGATGTTCTACAGCTCGTATCAGCACATGCACGTTCGTCTCGCGCACCGCTTCGACACCGAGGTGATCCCCGGCGTCACGTCGGTCAGTGCGGCGTCCGCGGCGGTCGGGGAACCGCTCGTCGAGGGTGACGAGGTCCTGACCATCCTGCCGGGGACCCTGCCCCGCGCCGAGCTCACGCGGCGACTCGAGGACACCGACTCCGCCGCGATCCTCAAGCTGGGCCGCACGTATCCCGCTGTGCGCGAAGCCTTGCGCGACAGCGGCATGATCGACCGCGCCCGCTACGTCGAGCGCGCGAGCACCACCGGCGAACGCGTTCTCGCCGCCGACGACGCGACGGACGTTCCGTACTTCTCCATCGCCGTGGTCTCGAGCCCGTCCTACGTGGTCAGCGAACCCGCTGCGTCGGGCGAGGTGGTGGTCGTCGGATTGGGGCCGGGCTCCGCCGAGTGGACCACGCCGGAGGTGCGCGGCGAGCTGCTCCGCGCCACCGATCTCGTGGGCTACACCACCTACATCGACCGGGTGCCCGTTCGAGCCGGCCAGCGTCGACACGCGAGTGACAACCGAGTCG
This window harbors:
- the cobJ gene encoding precorrin-3B C(17)-methyltransferase, with the translated sequence MSGKLWGVGIGPGDPELVTVKAARVITAADVVAFHSARHGKSISRRTAEPYLREGQIEEHLVYPVTTEGTDHPGGYDGALADFYVEASERLAAHLEAGRSVALLAAGDPMFYSSYQHMHVRLAHRFDTEVIPGVTSVSAASAAVGEPLVEGDEVLTILPGTLPRAELTRRLEDTDSAAILKLGRTYPAVREALRDSGMIDRARYVERASTTGERVLAADDATDVPYFSIAVVSSPSYVVSEPAASGEVVVVGLGPGSAEWTTPEVRGELLRATDLVGYTTYIDRVPVRAGQRRHASDNRVESERAEMALDLASRGGRVVVVSSGDPGVFAMAAAVLEVAAQDRWRHVPVRVCPGVTAANAVASRVGAPLGHDYAVLSLSDRLKPWDVVERRIRAVAAADMAFAVYNPASRSRTWQVEALKTLVLEHRGPDTPVVVGRDVSGPEESVTVVRLGDLDPATIDMRCLLIVGASTTTVDHTADGPRVFTSRRYDTVDPIARVGSGAGSASLQ